Proteins encoded in a region of the Azospirillum sp. TSH58 genome:
- a CDS encoding ATP-binding cassette domain-containing protein: MSGGAIGLLVLRLRANLRLTARVFAASLAANLLGLASSFYTMLVLNRYVTHGVDSTLAALTVGVVLSIAFEHLFRHVRLGIAGRIGRAEHERLTTGAFGILMTARSGAGSAEGDATRREALRAPEQIDSALGSANLATLFDLPFALGFILVVALISWPLAAICLVFTLLAIAAGLLAQADMRAVGRDLAQAGADAQGLVTTAIVGRDAVALFGGAKPLLGDWQRAAKALRLFRERMSMRQGRAQSAAQSLQALQGVAVIATGAVLVVRGELDVGSLIGINLLVGRALAPFTRLAQIGESLAMARQAQARLEQFARTAVEPTGGTSLPRYAGTLELRDLTFTPPGGVTPLLRRLSLSVPAGNILVLKGRNGSGKSTLIRLIAGLADPQEGAVLADGVDIRKFAPSWWRQQIGLLPQEPVFLNRTIRENLLLANPRLSETELHAVLHRAGADRTVADCAQGLDTPLRNFGHELPTGHRRRLALARALAVGGRLILLDEPTDGLDSEGTATVYRTLIELARSGHTVIIASHDPRILQGASLVLDLDQPNSTVAAREAAGLVTP; encoded by the coding sequence ATGAGCGGCGGCGCCATCGGTCTGCTGGTGCTGCGGCTGCGCGCCAACCTGCGGCTGACCGCCCGCGTCTTCGCGGCGTCGCTGGCGGCGAACCTGCTCGGGCTGGCCTCGTCCTTCTACACGATGCTGGTGCTGAACCGGTACGTGACGCACGGCGTCGACTCCACGCTGGCGGCGCTGACCGTCGGCGTCGTCCTGTCCATCGCCTTCGAGCATCTGTTCCGCCACGTCCGGCTGGGCATCGCCGGGCGCATCGGGCGCGCCGAGCACGAGCGCCTGACCACCGGGGCCTTCGGCATCCTGATGACCGCGCGCAGCGGCGCCGGATCGGCGGAGGGCGACGCGACGCGGCGGGAGGCGCTGCGGGCGCCGGAGCAGATCGATTCCGCGCTCGGCTCCGCCAATCTGGCGACGCTGTTCGACCTGCCCTTCGCGCTCGGCTTCATCCTCGTGGTGGCGCTGATCTCCTGGCCGCTGGCGGCGATCTGCCTCGTCTTCACGCTGCTGGCCATCGCCGCCGGGCTGCTGGCCCAGGCGGACATGCGGGCGGTCGGGCGCGACCTCGCCCAGGCCGGCGCCGACGCCCAGGGGCTGGTCACCACCGCCATCGTCGGGCGCGACGCGGTCGCCCTGTTCGGCGGCGCCAAGCCGCTCCTCGGCGACTGGCAGCGCGCGGCCAAAGCCCTGCGCCTGTTCCGCGAGCGCATGTCGATGCGCCAGGGCCGCGCCCAGTCGGCGGCGCAGAGCCTCCAGGCGCTCCAGGGTGTGGCGGTCATCGCCACCGGCGCCGTTCTGGTGGTGCGGGGCGAGCTGGATGTCGGGTCGCTGATCGGCATCAACCTGCTGGTCGGCCGCGCGCTGGCCCCCTTCACCCGGCTGGCCCAGATCGGCGAGTCCCTGGCGATGGCCCGGCAGGCGCAGGCCCGGCTGGAGCAGTTCGCCCGCACCGCGGTCGAGCCGACCGGCGGCACCAGCCTGCCCCGCTACGCCGGCACGCTGGAGCTGCGCGACCTTACCTTCACCCCGCCGGGCGGCGTCACGCCGCTGCTGCGCCGCCTCAGCCTGTCGGTGCCCGCCGGCAACATCCTGGTGCTGAAGGGCCGCAACGGCTCCGGCAAATCGACGCTGATCCGCCTGATCGCCGGTCTGGCCGACCCGCAGGAAGGCGCCGTGCTGGCCGACGGGGTGGACATCCGCAAGTTCGCCCCCTCCTGGTGGCGCCAGCAGATCGGGCTGCTGCCGCAGGAGCCGGTGTTCCTCAACCGCACGATCCGCGAGAACCTGCTGCTCGCCAACCCGCGCCTGTCGGAGACGGAGCTTCACGCCGTCCTGCACCGCGCCGGGGCCGACCGCACGGTGGCCGACTGCGCCCAGGGCCTCGACACGCCGCTGCGCAACTTCGGCCACGAGCTGCCGACCGGCCATCGCCGCCGGCTGGCGCTGGCCCGCGCCCTGGCGGTCGGCGGGCGGCTGATCCTGCTCGACGAGCCGACCGACGGGCTGGACTCCGAGGGCACCGCCACCGTCTACCGCACGCTGATCGAGCTGGCGCGCAGCGGCCACACGGTGATCATCGCCTCCCACGACCCGCGCATCCTCCAGGGCGCCTCCCTGGTGCTCGACCTCGATCAACCGAACAGCACCGTGGCCGCCCGCGAAGCGGCGGGGCTGGTGACGCCATGA
- a CDS encoding TolC family protein, with protein sequence MIASPRDEVVALIGKATETHDRLRGAEAAADGARNALRVSHGGWFPTLSLSANGGRESTTKPAGLPNTDMNASQFSARATQLIWDFDATNADIRRAQVTLVRADIAVERTRQELLVEGLTAYAGLVRAHQLLAFARQSEDNIRRQTGLEEVRLQEGFGFSTDVLQAKSQLAGAQARRVAAEEATQNAQSRFQAFFGHVPFQVSNAQVLAMTRAGLPVSMDAAVEEARRHNPRLQELALTTAAAQEAVTSVRGRTLYPRIDGFVEHNIKRDVAGQSGRQNELLFKLQVTFSLNTGLTALNSIRLAEADLRAADATWADQERTVLETVRNSWNRLESARAQVQLLNDQASLAAGFLDVARSERELGTRSLIDILSGETTLINARSDAAAAETELVLAGYRLLAAMGRLNATDIQTKPMPKLAPMGRGAFRDQGGRDPGRRGTGDQR encoded by the coding sequence TTGATTGCATCTCCGCGCGACGAGGTGGTGGCGCTGATCGGCAAGGCGACGGAGACCCACGACCGCCTGCGCGGGGCGGAGGCCGCCGCCGACGGGGCGCGCAACGCCCTGCGGGTCAGCCACGGCGGCTGGTTCCCGACGCTGAGCCTGTCGGCCAACGGCGGACGCGAAAGCACGACCAAGCCCGCCGGCCTGCCCAACACGGACATGAACGCCTCGCAGTTTTCGGCGCGGGCGACGCAGCTGATCTGGGACTTCGACGCGACCAACGCCGATATCCGGCGCGCCCAGGTGACGCTGGTCCGCGCCGACATCGCGGTGGAACGCACCCGGCAGGAGTTGCTGGTGGAGGGCCTCACCGCCTACGCCGGCCTCGTCCGCGCCCACCAGCTGCTCGCCTTCGCGCGCCAGTCCGAGGACAACATCCGCCGCCAGACCGGGCTGGAGGAGGTGCGGCTTCAGGAGGGCTTCGGCTTCTCCACCGATGTTCTCCAGGCCAAGAGCCAGCTCGCCGGCGCCCAGGCGCGCCGCGTCGCGGCGGAGGAGGCGACGCAGAACGCGCAGAGCCGCTTCCAGGCCTTCTTCGGCCATGTCCCCTTCCAGGTCAGCAACGCCCAGGTCCTGGCGATGACGCGCGCCGGCCTGCCCGTCTCGATGGACGCGGCGGTGGAGGAGGCGCGCCGCCACAACCCGCGCCTCCAGGAATTGGCCCTGACCACCGCGGCGGCGCAGGAGGCGGTGACCTCGGTGCGCGGCCGCACCCTCTACCCGCGGATCGACGGCTTCGTGGAACACAACATCAAGCGCGACGTCGCCGGCCAGTCCGGGCGGCAGAACGAGCTGCTGTTCAAGCTCCAGGTCACCTTCTCGCTGAACACCGGCCTGACCGCGCTCAACAGCATCCGGCTGGCCGAGGCCGACCTGCGGGCTGCCGACGCCACCTGGGCCGACCAGGAGCGCACGGTGCTGGAGACCGTCCGCAACAGCTGGAACCGCCTGGAAAGCGCCCGCGCCCAGGTGCAGCTCCTCAACGATCAGGCGAGCCTCGCCGCCGGCTTCCTCGACGTGGCGCGGTCGGAGCGCGAGCTGGGCACGCGGTCGCTGATCGACATCCTGTCGGGCGAGACGACGCTGATCAACGCGCGCAGCGACGCCGCGGCGGCGGAGACGGAGCTGGTGCTGGCCGGCTACCGCCTGCTCGCCGCCATGGGCCGGCTGAACGCCACCGACATCCAGACCAAGCCGATGCCGAAGCTGGCCCCCATGGGCCGCGGCGCTTTCCGCGACCAAGGCGGGCGCGATCCAGGCCGGCGCGGTACGGGAGACCAGCGATGA
- a CDS encoding ABC transporter ATP-binding protein, which yields MAIKLQNVTKSFGQLTVIDNVSLEAGDDEFLVLLGPSGCGKSTILRMIAGLETVTSGEIHLGGKRVDQLPPSDRDMAFVFQSYALYPHMTVRRNIAFPLIMRQFRWWFHVPFIGDYFKRRIENSPEVRGLVERTADTLALTKVLDRHPRTLSGGQRQRVALGRAMVREPSAFLMDEPLSNLDAKLRTAMRAEITQLHQRVGGNFVYVTHDQIEAMTMGTRIALMRDGHLQQYGTPREIYEKPANTYVARFIGTPPMNLIDAEVEGMTVRIGSSVLPLPDKAERPGGTSRMKVWLGLRPGALAIVPPGQGKSLPGTVTLVEHVGAESLISVKLSGVHTAHDDDGGLTDEVMVSVPGYSELRVGEAVGIDCLLKDFSLFEKDSGVRVGGRAAEDFLAGGRVGTIRTAS from the coding sequence ATGGCTATCAAACTGCAGAACGTCACGAAGTCCTTCGGTCAGCTGACCGTGATCGACAACGTGAGCCTGGAGGCCGGCGACGACGAGTTCCTGGTGCTGCTCGGCCCGTCGGGCTGCGGCAAGTCCACCATCCTGCGCATGATCGCGGGGCTTGAGACGGTGACCAGCGGCGAGATCCATCTCGGCGGCAAGCGGGTGGACCAGCTGCCGCCCAGCGACCGCGACATGGCCTTCGTGTTCCAGTCCTACGCGCTCTACCCGCACATGACGGTGCGCCGGAACATCGCCTTCCCGCTGATCATGCGGCAGTTCCGCTGGTGGTTCCACGTCCCCTTCATCGGCGACTACTTCAAGCGCCGCATCGAGAATTCGCCGGAGGTCCGCGGTCTGGTGGAGCGCACCGCCGACACGCTGGCCCTGACCAAGGTGCTGGACCGCCACCCGCGCACCCTGTCGGGCGGCCAGCGCCAGCGCGTGGCGCTCGGCCGCGCCATGGTGCGCGAGCCGTCGGCCTTCCTGATGGACGAGCCGCTGTCGAACCTCGACGCCAAGCTGCGCACCGCCATGCGGGCGGAGATCACCCAGCTCCACCAGCGGGTCGGCGGCAACTTCGTCTACGTCACCCACGACCAGATCGAGGCGATGACCATGGGCACCCGCATCGCGCTGATGCGCGACGGGCACCTCCAGCAATACGGCACCCCGCGCGAGATCTACGAGAAGCCGGCCAACACCTACGTCGCCCGCTTCATCGGCACGCCGCCGATGAACCTGATCGACGCCGAGGTCGAGGGCATGACCGTTCGCATCGGCTCCAGCGTCCTGCCGCTGCCCGACAAGGCCGAGAGGCCGGGCGGCACCAGCCGCATGAAGGTGTGGCTCGGCCTGCGCCCCGGCGCGCTCGCCATCGTGCCGCCGGGCCAGGGCAAGAGCCTGCCGGGCACCGTCACCCTGGTCGAGCATGTGGGGGCGGAATCGCTGATCTCCGTCAAGCTGTCCGGCGTCCACACCGCCCATGACGACGACGGCGGCCTGACCGACGAGGTGATGGTGTCCGTCCCCGGCTACAGCGAGCTGCGCGTCGGCGAGGCGGTCGGGATCGACTGCCTGCTGAAGGATTTCTCGCTGTTCGAGAAGGACAGCGGCGTCCGCGTCGGCGGGCGGGCCGCGGAGGACTTCCTGGCCGGCGGACGCGTCGGCACCATCCGCACGGCGTCCTGA
- a CDS encoding carbohydrate ABC transporter permease yields the protein MKHNSTARSLAVLVLLGVAAFPLYWMLVTSLTPSERLFDATPNLLPTLSQIGTYANAFTETSLRQWLVNSLIVAVGTTVLSILLSVLPAYALSRLTFNGKLLLGFALFMTQMLPEAMLVVPLYDIFTKLSLLNTLLGLILANTAFTVPVVTWILKGAIDGVPSEIEEAARVDGCSRLGIVLAVVVPLIAPTLAAAAVIAFFHGWNEYVFAQTFISDDALRTASVGLASFVGELSTPVHTVMAVGFIYTLPAVVFYLFVQRYVVAGMTTGGVKG from the coding sequence ATGAAACACAATTCCACGGCCCGCTCGCTCGCCGTCCTGGTCCTCCTCGGAGTGGCGGCCTTCCCGCTCTACTGGATGCTGGTGACCTCGCTCACCCCGTCGGAGCGGCTGTTCGACGCCACGCCGAACCTGCTGCCGACGCTGTCGCAGATCGGCACCTACGCCAACGCCTTCACCGAGACCTCGCTGCGCCAATGGCTGGTCAACAGCCTGATCGTCGCGGTCGGCACGACGGTGCTGAGCATCCTGCTGTCGGTGCTGCCGGCTTACGCGCTGTCGCGGCTGACCTTCAACGGCAAGCTGCTGCTCGGCTTCGCGCTGTTCATGACGCAGATGCTGCCGGAAGCGATGCTGGTGGTGCCGCTCTACGACATCTTCACCAAGCTGTCGCTGCTCAACACGCTGCTCGGCCTGATCCTCGCCAACACGGCCTTCACGGTGCCGGTGGTGACCTGGATCCTGAAGGGCGCCATCGATGGCGTGCCGTCGGAGATCGAGGAGGCCGCAAGGGTGGACGGCTGCTCCCGCCTGGGCATCGTGCTGGCGGTGGTGGTTCCGCTGATCGCGCCGACGCTTGCGGCGGCGGCGGTGATCGCCTTCTTCCACGGCTGGAACGAGTATGTCTTCGCCCAGACCTTCATCAGCGACGACGCCCTGCGCACCGCCTCGGTCGGCCTCGCCAGCTTCGTGGGCGAGCTGAGCACGCCGGTGCACACGGTCATGGCGGTCGGCTTCATCTACACGCTGCCGGCGGTCGTCTTCTACCTGTTCGTCCAACGCTACGTGGTCGCCGGCATGACGACCGGCGGCGTCAAGGGCTGA
- a CDS encoding carbohydrate ABC transporter permease — protein sequence MMSRTVSQPRAAARRAPIDHGRWVPALFVAPVALYLLVFQGYPLVQEFLLSVTSTSLLSPGQQTYVGLDNYRELVFDPEFHQVLRVTAVYTLVCVVASIGLGLLAALLLDGTFRGRGIARALVTIPWAAPPVAAALIFVWMFNAQYGLFSHLAQFLGFAEGGVNWLDEPSFALPAILITTIWQIFPFSSVVILAALQGVPSELREAAVIDGADRLSIFRAVTWPTIRPSVALLTLLITVWSLRRFDVIWLMTQGGPLGETNTLVIDLYRRAFVYLDLGRAAAVGIIGLVVAILVTLVYFWLTTRAEKAAGKR from the coding sequence ATGATGAGCAGGACCGTGAGCCAGCCCAGGGCCGCCGCGCGGCGCGCGCCGATCGACCATGGCCGCTGGGTCCCCGCACTTTTTGTCGCCCCGGTGGCGCTCTATCTCCTGGTCTTCCAGGGCTACCCGCTGGTGCAGGAATTCCTGCTCAGCGTCACCTCCACCTCGCTGCTCTCGCCCGGCCAGCAGACCTATGTCGGGCTGGACAATTACCGCGAGCTCGTCTTCGACCCGGAGTTCCATCAGGTCCTGCGCGTCACCGCGGTCTACACGCTGGTCTGCGTGGTCGCCTCCATCGGGCTCGGCCTGCTGGCGGCGCTGCTGCTCGACGGCACCTTCCGGGGGCGCGGCATCGCCCGCGCGCTGGTCACCATTCCGTGGGCCGCCCCGCCGGTCGCCGCGGCGCTGATCTTCGTGTGGATGTTCAACGCGCAGTACGGGCTGTTCAGTCACCTCGCCCAGTTCCTGGGCTTCGCCGAGGGCGGGGTGAACTGGCTGGACGAGCCGTCCTTCGCCCTGCCGGCCATCCTCATCACCACGATCTGGCAGATCTTCCCCTTCTCCTCCGTGGTCATCCTGGCCGCCCTCCAGGGCGTGCCGTCGGAGCTGCGCGAGGCGGCGGTGATCGACGGGGCCGACCGGCTGAGCATCTTCCGCGCCGTCACCTGGCCGACCATCCGCCCGTCGGTGGCCCTGCTGACCCTGCTCATCACGGTGTGGTCGCTGCGCCGCTTCGACGTGATCTGGCTGATGACCCAGGGCGGCCCGCTGGGCGAGACCAACACGCTGGTCATCGACCTCTACCGCCGCGCCTTCGTCTATCTCGACCTCGGCCGGGCGGCGGCGGTCGGCATCATCGGGCTGGTCGTCGCGATCCTGGTGACGCTGGTCTATTTCTGGCTGACGACGCGGGCGGAAAAGGCCGCCGGAAAGCGGTGA
- a CDS encoding extracellular solute-binding protein, which translates to MKPFLSAITGITPILAGGLAAALALGTASVALAQSSGKTVVTFAASHFAEVGRGDRLKAWVETFNQSQADIEVKPVTIPFSSFATTIFTQMGGNGGPDVIRFDLPEFYAAVAAKSVLPIDDIVKDGAHNFTAADQYMKVEGKRYGFAFDTANYAMVYNAALLPNGTPPKTFEEFVKLGKEATKDGNYGFAFRATMAERGGVWYDLTNFVYGFGGRWSKPDGTPTFNSPEVVAGVAAYKTVYDAGMIPKGTDAATYRRMFWEGKVAMEIDNGGVATILTSQGKAHPIAAAPSPFPHKEQGMILAPVTINANTKVKDAAGKFLQWALQPQQQQELQTLLGAANVATTVERTPEELQAMPWLKVYDAQTPNSVPALPQGLETKAPEIQQIVVQQLLKVLQGGVAPQTAMDEAQRLITARVLAQK; encoded by the coding sequence ATGAAGCCGTTTCTGAGCGCAATCACGGGCATCACCCCCATCCTGGCCGGCGGGCTGGCCGCCGCCCTGGCGCTGGGCACCGCGTCGGTCGCCCTGGCCCAGTCATCCGGAAAGACGGTGGTGACCTTCGCTGCGTCCCACTTCGCCGAGGTCGGCCGCGGCGACCGGCTGAAGGCCTGGGTGGAGACGTTCAACCAGTCCCAAGCGGACATCGAGGTGAAGCCGGTCACCATCCCCTTCTCCTCCTTCGCCACCACCATCTTCACGCAGATGGGCGGCAACGGCGGCCCCGACGTCATCCGCTTCGACCTGCCGGAGTTCTACGCGGCGGTGGCCGCCAAGTCGGTCCTGCCGATCGACGACATCGTGAAGGACGGCGCCCACAACTTCACCGCCGCCGACCAGTACATGAAGGTCGAGGGCAAGCGCTACGGCTTCGCCTTCGACACCGCCAACTACGCGATGGTCTACAACGCCGCGCTGCTGCCCAACGGCACGCCGCCCAAGACCTTCGAGGAGTTCGTGAAGCTCGGCAAGGAGGCGACGAAGGACGGCAACTACGGCTTCGCCTTCCGCGCCACGATGGCCGAGCGCGGCGGCGTCTGGTACGACCTGACCAACTTCGTCTACGGCTTCGGCGGGCGCTGGTCCAAGCCGGACGGCACGCCGACCTTCAACAGCCCGGAGGTCGTGGCGGGTGTCGCCGCCTACAAGACCGTCTACGACGCCGGCATGATCCCCAAGGGCACCGACGCCGCCACCTACCGGCGGATGTTCTGGGAAGGCAAGGTCGCCATGGAGATCGACAACGGCGGCGTCGCCACCATCCTGACCTCGCAGGGCAAGGCGCACCCCATCGCCGCCGCCCCGTCGCCCTTCCCGCACAAGGAGCAGGGCATGATCCTGGCTCCGGTGACCATCAACGCCAACACCAAGGTGAAGGACGCCGCCGGCAAGTTCCTGCAATGGGCGCTCCAGCCCCAGCAGCAGCAGGAACTCCAGACCCTGCTGGGTGCCGCCAACGTCGCGACGACGGTGGAGCGCACGCCGGAGGAGCTTCAGGCCATGCCCTGGCTGAAGGTCTACGACGCGCAGACCCCGAACAGCGTCCCCGCCCTGCCGCAGGGGCTTGAGACCAAGGCGCCGGAGATCCAGCAGATCGTCGTCCAGCAGCTCCTCAAGGTGCTCCAGGGCGGCGTCGCCCCGCAGACCGCCATGGACGAGGCGCAGCGCCTGATCACCGCCCGCGTCCTCGCCCAGAAGTAA
- a CDS encoding aldehyde dehydrogenase (NADP(+)): protein MTLTGMMLIGAESHRGRNGEIHAIDPSTGAKLEPAFGGGGAAEVDRACQLAWDAFDRFRETAPEDRAVFLEAVARNILDLGDALIVRAMAESGLPRARLEGERGRTVGQLRLFAAVVREGSWIGARIDPALPERAPLPRPDLRQRRIPLGPVAVFGASNFPLAFSVAGGDTASAFAAGCPVVVKAHSAHPGTSELVGRAVQAAVAECGLPEGVFSLIFGAGSSVGTALVADPRIKAVGFTGSRRGGVALMEVAAKRPEPIPVYAEMSSINPVFLLPAALAARAEALGKSFVASLTMGAGQFCTNPGILLAVDGPDLDRFVASAVDALGGSAAPTMLTPGIHAAFDAGVAALADNALVATLARGLDGDGPNQCRAALFATTAEAFLDDPSLREEVFGSASLLIRCPDLESLRAVAERLDGQLTATVQMDAADGDAVAALLPTLERKAGRILANGWPTGVEVCHAMVHGGPFPATSDSRTTSVGTAAIERFLRPVCYQDIPADLLPAALRDGNPLGLWRRIDGALGRH, encoded by the coding sequence GTGACCCTCACCGGCATGATGCTGATCGGCGCCGAGAGCCACCGCGGCCGCAACGGCGAGATCCACGCCATCGACCCGTCCACCGGGGCGAAGCTGGAGCCCGCCTTCGGCGGCGGCGGGGCGGCGGAGGTGGACCGCGCCTGCCAGCTCGCCTGGGACGCCTTCGACCGCTTCCGCGAGACCGCGCCGGAGGACCGCGCCGTCTTCCTGGAGGCGGTCGCCCGCAACATCCTTGACCTCGGCGACGCGCTGATCGTCCGCGCCATGGCCGAAAGCGGCCTGCCGCGCGCCCGGCTGGAGGGGGAACGGGGCCGCACCGTCGGCCAGCTCCGCCTCTTCGCCGCGGTGGTGCGGGAGGGAAGCTGGATCGGCGCCCGCATCGACCCGGCCCTGCCGGAACGCGCGCCCCTGCCCCGCCCCGACCTGCGCCAGCGCCGCATCCCGCTCGGCCCCGTCGCGGTGTTCGGCGCCAGCAACTTCCCGCTGGCCTTCTCGGTGGCCGGGGGCGACACCGCGTCGGCCTTCGCCGCCGGCTGCCCGGTGGTGGTCAAGGCCCACTCCGCCCATCCCGGCACGTCGGAGCTGGTCGGCCGCGCCGTCCAGGCCGCCGTCGCGGAATGCGGCTTGCCGGAGGGCGTCTTCTCGCTGATCTTCGGCGCCGGTTCGTCGGTGGGCACGGCGCTGGTCGCCGACCCGCGCATCAAGGCGGTCGGCTTCACCGGCTCGCGCCGCGGCGGCGTGGCGCTGATGGAGGTGGCGGCCAAGCGCCCGGAACCGATCCCCGTCTACGCGGAGATGAGCAGCATCAACCCGGTCTTCCTGCTGCCGGCGGCGTTGGCCGCGCGGGCGGAGGCGCTGGGCAAGAGCTTCGTCGCCTCGCTGACCATGGGCGCCGGGCAGTTCTGCACCAACCCCGGCATTCTGCTGGCGGTGGACGGGCCGGACCTCGACCGCTTCGTGGCGTCCGCCGTGGACGCGCTGGGCGGCAGCGCGGCGCCGACCATGCTGACGCCGGGCATCCACGCCGCCTTCGACGCCGGGGTGGCGGCGCTGGCCGACAACGCCCTCGTGGCGACGCTGGCCCGCGGGCTGGACGGCGACGGCCCCAACCAATGCCGGGCGGCCCTGTTCGCCACGACCGCCGAAGCCTTCCTCGACGACCCGTCCCTGCGGGAGGAGGTGTTCGGCTCCGCCTCGCTGCTCATCCGCTGCCCGGATCTGGAATCCTTGCGCGCCGTGGCGGAGCGGCTGGACGGCCAGCTCACCGCGACCGTGCAGATGGACGCGGCGGACGGCGACGCCGTGGCCGCGTTGCTGCCGACGCTGGAGCGCAAGGCCGGCCGCATCCTGGCGAACGGCTGGCCGACCGGCGTCGAGGTCTGCCACGCCATGGTGCATGGCGGCCCCTTCCCGGCCACGTCGGACAGCCGCACGACCTCGGTCGGGACGGCGGCCATCGAACGGTTCCTGCGGCCCGTCTGCTACCAGGACATCCCGGCCGACCTGCTGCCGGCCGCCCTGCGCGACGGCAACCCGCTGGGGCTGTGGCGCCGGATCGACGGAGCGTTGGGCCGGCACTGA
- a CDS encoding fumarylacetoacetate hydrolase family protein: MSKRPLPLDPAAALPADEGALLVGRAWRPGVGPSVIAVRGRDVFDITSRDAPTVRDLVETGAAAAIARDVPGEWIGTAAALLANSDEDRRDPERPWLLAPIDLQAVKASGVTFVVSLLERVIEEQARGAPDKALAIRADIDSLIGRDLSSLKPGSPEAMEVKKALIARGVWSQYLEVGIGPDAEIFTKGQPMSAVGTGAHVGIPPTSVWNNPEPEIAVLASSRGDIVGATLGNDMNLRDVEGRSALLLGKAKDNNASGSIGPFIRLFDDRFTLDGVRSAELGLVVEGSDGFRLEGSSSMSQISRDPVELVEATIGENHQYPDGFVLLLGTMFAPVEDRDRPGEGFTHKLDDVVTITAPALGSLTNRVRHCADCAPWDFGAAALMRNLAGRGLLG, translated from the coding sequence ATGAGCAAGCGACCCCTTCCCCTCGACCCCGCCGCCGCCCTGCCGGCGGACGAGGGCGCGCTTCTGGTCGGGCGCGCCTGGCGCCCCGGCGTCGGCCCCTCGGTCATCGCCGTGCGCGGCCGGGACGTGTTCGACATCACCAGCCGCGACGCGCCCACCGTGCGCGATCTGGTGGAGACCGGCGCCGCCGCGGCCATCGCCCGCGACGTGCCCGGCGAGTGGATCGGCACCGCCGCCGCCCTCCTCGCCAACTCCGACGAGGACCGGCGCGACCCGGAGCGGCCCTGGCTGCTGGCCCCCATCGACCTCCAGGCGGTGAAGGCGTCCGGCGTGACCTTCGTGGTCAGCCTGCTGGAGCGCGTCATCGAGGAGCAGGCGCGCGGCGCCCCGGACAAGGCGCTGGCCATCCGCGCCGACATCGACTCGCTGATCGGGCGCGACCTGTCCAGCCTGAAGCCCGGCTCGCCGGAGGCCATGGAGGTCAAGAAGGCGCTGATCGCCCGCGGGGTGTGGTCGCAGTACCTTGAGGTCGGCATCGGCCCCGACGCCGAGATCTTCACCAAGGGCCAGCCGATGTCGGCGGTCGGCACCGGCGCCCATGTCGGCATCCCGCCCACGTCGGTGTGGAACAACCCGGAGCCGGAAATCGCCGTCCTGGCCTCCAGCCGCGGGGACATCGTCGGCGCCACGCTCGGCAACGACATGAACCTGCGCGACGTCGAAGGGCGCTCCGCCCTGCTGCTCGGCAAGGCCAAGGACAACAACGCCAGCGGCTCCATCGGCCCCTTCATCCGCCTGTTCGACGACCGCTTCACGCTGGACGGCGTGCGCAGCGCCGAGCTTGGGCTGGTGGTCGAGGGCAGCGACGGCTTCCGGCTGGAGGGCTCCAGCTCCATGTCGCAGATCAGCCGCGACCCGGTGGAGCTGGTGGAGGCCACCATCGGCGAGAACCACCAGTATCCGGACGGCTTCGTGCTGCTGCTCGGCACCATGTTCGCGCCGGTCGAGGACCGCGACCGTCCGGGCGAGGGCTTCACCCACAAGCTGGACGACGTGGTGACCATCACCGCCCCGGCGCTGGGCAGCCTGACCAACCGGGTCCGCCATTGCGCCGACTGCGCGCCCTGGGACTTCGGCGCCGCCGCGCTGATGCGGAACCTCGCGGGCCGCGGCCTGCTCGGCTGA